Proteins encoded in a region of the Marinicella rhabdoformis genome:
- a CDS encoding phospholipase D-like domain-containing protein, whose product MNWRFLTLLFFVFTLASCQISQQTKRKVTQIIEVQKDNTLTCDDVIDRCALLSPYESVFNQAMIDGKDRVQLIDYGSDALAMRIHFIRAAKKNIDIQTFIWVNDDAGLLMIRELLAAARRGVKVRVIIDQMFSMGSPRFVAEISTLHENLSFRMYNPVFGEADTSPLDFVGALACCLASMNKRMHNKVFIVDGQYGMVGGRNFQNRYYDWDAVFNYKDRDVLGIGPEVSAMSESFESFWQSEHVVPTEYLLDVSQRILSGKVTHNDWEKPYDEKAVIKVQQATDIKSIKEKWISEVVAVNKLDFFSDTHDKPFNKKSRKKNIQLTESINDLIASTEHKLLMQTPYLVFSKKARKMLKKLRKEKPDYELIVSTNSLASTDAFYVYAISFKYKRYYLKKLGMNIHEFRKQPADWTDMFSFGQINEKTRFGMHSKSFVVDDRYSMIGSHNFDPRSDYLNTEAGFIIDSEIFAQKLTKNITQDILNKNSWRVAAKEQIPFFSDVSGFMATISRKLPVFDIWPFRYATSYELKENHEEVAPNHPDFYKNYEAVGNFPKVDLPLKEIQTIIISAFAGFAEPVM is encoded by the coding sequence ATGAATTGGCGTTTTCTGACACTGTTATTTTTTGTTTTTACTTTGGCTTCTTGCCAAATAAGCCAGCAGACAAAGAGAAAAGTAACACAAATCATTGAGGTGCAAAAAGACAATACATTAACTTGTGATGATGTCATTGACCGTTGTGCGCTGTTATCTCCTTATGAATCTGTATTCAATCAGGCCATGATTGATGGTAAAGACCGTGTTCAATTGATTGATTATGGTTCTGACGCCTTGGCGATGAGAATACATTTCATTCGGGCGGCTAAAAAAAATATAGACATACAAACCTTTATTTGGGTGAATGATGATGCGGGTTTGTTGATGATTCGTGAGTTGTTAGCTGCAGCCAGAAGGGGGGTCAAAGTACGGGTGATTATTGACCAAATGTTTTCTATGGGCTCGCCCCGATTTGTGGCTGAAATCAGCACCTTGCATGAAAATTTATCGTTTCGTATGTACAACCCTGTGTTTGGTGAAGCAGATACTTCGCCCTTGGACTTTGTTGGTGCTTTGGCATGTTGCTTGGCTTCCATGAATAAACGCATGCACAATAAAGTGTTTATAGTTGATGGTCAATATGGCATGGTAGGCGGCCGAAATTTTCAAAATCGTTATTATGACTGGGATGCAGTGTTCAACTATAAAGACCGTGATGTATTGGGTATAGGGCCTGAAGTATCAGCGATGAGCGAATCATTTGAATCCTTTTGGCAATCAGAGCATGTGGTGCCGACAGAATATTTGTTGGATGTGAGTCAACGCATTTTATCTGGAAAGGTGACACACAATGACTGGGAAAAGCCATACGATGAAAAAGCGGTAATTAAAGTACAACAAGCCACGGACATAAAATCGATAAAGGAAAAATGGATTTCGGAGGTCGTTGCGGTTAATAAGTTGGATTTTTTCAGTGACACACACGACAAACCTTTCAATAAAAAGTCACGAAAGAAAAATATTCAGTTGACCGAAAGTATTAACGATTTGATAGCTTCAACGGAGCACAAATTGTTGATGCAAACCCCGTATTTGGTGTTCAGTAAAAAGGCAAGAAAAATGCTAAAGAAGCTGCGCAAAGAAAAACCTGATTATGAATTGATTGTATCTACCAATTCGTTGGCATCCACTGACGCCTTTTATGTTTATGCTATTTCGTTTAAATACAAACGTTATTACCTTAAAAAACTAGGCATGAACATCCATGAATTCAGGAAGCAACCAGCAGACTGGACAGACATGTTTTCATTTGGACAAATCAATGAAAAAACACGTTTTGGGATGCACAGCAAGTCTTTCGTAGTTGATGACAGGTATTCAATGATTGGGTCACATAATTTTGATCCACGATCAGATTATTTGAATACAGAAGCAGGTTTTATCATTGACAGTGAAATTTTTGCCCAAAAACTGACAAAAAATATCACCCAAGATATTTTGAATAAAAATTCATGGCGTGTTGCGGCAAAAGAACAAATTCCTTTTTTCAGTGATGTCAGTGGATTCATGGCCACCATTTCGAGGAAGTTACCTGTTTTTGATATCTGGCCATTCCGTTATGCAACGAGTTATGAGCTTAAAGAAAATCATGAGGAAGTAGCTCCTAACCACCCTGATTTTTATAAAAATTATGAAGCAGTAGGTAATTTCCCCAAAGTGGATTTGCCTTTGAAAGAAATTCAGACAATAATAATCTCTGCTTTTGCTGGTTTTGCAGAGCCTGTGATGTAA
- the pdxA gene encoding 4-hydroxythreonine-4-phosphate dehydrogenase PdxA: MIAITLGEPAGIGLELVAQLETEGKLKGCVLIGDRDMIHQSIPNFPANQIHHVALKSSNQLGHLNVNNAQYVLDTIKEAVKGCLNGTFKAMVTCPIHKGVINDAGVEFSGHTEFLAELTGTDKVIMMLLNEVMRVALVTTHVPLKDVAQCVTFDAVVEACEIVAHDLDTKFGIKKPKIALCGLNPHAGESGHMGMEEIDTIIPAMKLLQSKDVDVYGPYPADTLFTPNKVKAFDAIIAMYHDQGLAPLKYAGFGSSVNITLGLPIIRTSVDHGTALDIAGQGKADAGSLKAALSCAQACARKQQ; this comes from the coding sequence ATGATTGCCATTACTTTGGGCGAGCCTGCGGGTATCGGGTTAGAGTTGGTGGCGCAGCTTGAAACAGAAGGAAAGTTAAAAGGTTGTGTATTGATAGGTGATCGTGACATGATTCACCAATCAATACCCAACTTCCCAGCCAATCAAATCCACCACGTAGCACTGAAAAGCAGTAACCAACTGGGGCATTTAAATGTTAACAATGCTCAATACGTTTTGGATACCATCAAAGAGGCAGTCAAAGGCTGCTTAAATGGTACTTTTAAAGCGATGGTTACTTGTCCAATTCACAAAGGTGTCATCAATGATGCAGGTGTTGAATTTTCGGGACACACTGAATTTTTAGCTGAGCTGACGGGTACTGATAAAGTCATCATGATGCTGTTGAATGAGGTAATGCGGGTGGCTTTAGTGACTACGCATGTCCCACTGAAAGATGTGGCACAATGTGTGACTTTTGATGCAGTGGTGGAAGCATGTGAAATTGTTGCCCATGACTTGGATACAAAGTTTGGAATCAAAAAACCAAAAATTGCTTTGTGTGGTTTGAACCCACACGCGGGTGAATCTGGTCACATGGGGATGGAAGAAATTGATACCATTATTCCTGCCATGAAATTGTTGCAATCAAAAGATGTGGACGTTTATGGTCCTTACCCAGCAGATACCTTATTTACGCCCAATAAAGTCAAAGCTTTTGATGCCATCATTGCGATGTATCATGATCAAGGGTTGGCTCCATTAAAGTATGCCGGTTTTGGTTCTTCAGTTAACATCACCTTAGGGTTACCTATCATTCGAACCAGTGTTGATCACGGGACAGCATTGGACATTGCCGGCCAGGGCAAAGCAGATGCTGGCAGTTTAAAAGCCGCCTTATCATGCGCACAAGCTTGCGCCAGGAAACAACAATGA
- a CDS encoding LPS-assembly protein LptD: MKKLALSFLSCLSLTVLSGVVSAQLQCEFNDINLSDVQTRCLEQPSSSSNIEVNSSNAKKISDKQFLLSGNVCIKRDQLRFMTPQLSFDKATQRFKTDGGVWLQNDSQRIMAKDAEMDNQNKSAKIKHLSYFMLDSDMNGKADQMELSGDLAFVENMTFSTCSPDQRSWEIVAKEAHLDNEEGMGTFKGARLKIKDKTVLYIPWIKLPLNGDRRSGLLMPAFSYSNTTGVDLSVPYYFNINPQYDLTLIPRYLQDHGMMLGTEFRYLGKRSAGVLEGTYLPNDDKRGNDRGLFQYKHRTQINSAWRFSTDLNHVSDSQYYEDFSSSSFLTSTPYLKSQVSIQGHANSWQFFAGFNDYQVLSQNITAANEPYQKLPEVRFSWYKPASTTGFDYGIDSELVNFYREDAVGAWRTELKPWVSTEFSNTWGSIKPKLVYRSTHYSFDDNREGISRSLPIFSLDSGLTFEKWADSGTYKTIEPRLFYVYVPEKNQDDIPVFDSRLLTFGSNMLFQTNRFSGSDRQADMNQAALAITHRSFAASGEERWNLTLGQINYFDDQLVQLSGTPQDLTKSPFIAEYNLYLHNNWSAGVSLHYDQDSKDFERGLFKLQRKSSRGDVFNFAYRYRQNKIEQIDTSAVIPIKDSHRLLTRVNYSLKSHKTIEALFGYEYKGCCWALRLMGRHHLVDETGLSNNGFYVEFQLNGLGALGRNPRRLLKQSILGYEEAF; encoded by the coding sequence TTGAAAAAATTAGCTTTGAGTTTTTTGTCTTGTTTAAGTCTAACCGTGTTATCTGGCGTGGTTTCTGCACAGCTGCAATGTGAGTTTAACGACATCAATTTGTCAGACGTGCAAACACGCTGTCTTGAACAGCCGAGTTCGTCATCAAATATTGAAGTCAATTCTTCAAATGCCAAAAAAATATCGGATAAGCAGTTCTTGTTGTCAGGCAATGTTTGCATCAAACGAGACCAATTGCGCTTTATGACGCCTCAACTTTCATTTGATAAAGCAACACAGCGATTCAAAACAGATGGTGGTGTTTGGTTACAAAATGACAGCCAGCGCATCATGGCTAAAGATGCAGAGATGGACAATCAAAATAAATCTGCAAAAATTAAACATTTAAGCTATTTCATGCTTGATTCAGATATGAATGGAAAGGCCGATCAGATGGAGTTGAGTGGTGATCTAGCGTTTGTTGAAAATATGACTTTTTCAACATGTTCACCTGATCAACGAAGTTGGGAAATAGTAGCCAAAGAAGCGCATTTAGATAATGAAGAAGGCATGGGAACATTCAAAGGAGCTAGATTAAAAATTAAAGATAAAACAGTGCTTTATATTCCATGGATTAAGTTGCCATTAAACGGTGATCGCAGAAGTGGTTTACTCATGCCTGCATTTTCTTATTCAAACACAACCGGTGTTGACTTGTCAGTACCTTATTATTTCAATATCAACCCACAATATGATTTGACGTTGATACCACGTTACTTACAAGACCATGGAATGATGTTAGGCACTGAGTTCAGGTACTTAGGTAAACGATCGGCTGGGGTTTTAGAGGGTACTTATTTACCAAATGATGATAAGCGGGGTAATGACCGAGGTTTGTTTCAATATAAACACCGCACGCAAATTAACAGTGCTTGGCGCTTTTCAACTGATTTGAACCACGTTTCAGACAGTCAATACTATGAAGACTTTTCATCAAGTTCATTCCTCACATCTACACCATATCTAAAAAGCCAGGTCAGCATTCAAGGTCATGCCAATAGTTGGCAATTTTTTGCTGGTTTCAACGATTATCAAGTCTTGAGTCAAAACATCACCGCAGCCAATGAACCCTATCAAAAATTACCTGAAGTGCGTTTTTCTTGGTATAAACCTGCCAGTACCACGGGATTTGATTATGGTATCGACAGCGAGTTAGTGAATTTTTATAGGGAAGATGCCGTTGGTGCATGGCGAACAGAGCTGAAGCCTTGGGTCAGTACCGAGTTTTCGAATACTTGGGGTAGTATTAAGCCAAAGCTGGTTTACAGGTCAACACATTACAGTTTTGATGATAACAGAGAAGGCATCAGCAGGTCGCTACCTATTTTTTCATTAGACAGTGGGCTTACATTTGAAAAATGGGCAGACTCTGGTACATATAAAACCATTGAGCCACGGTTGTTTTATGTTTATGTGCCTGAAAAGAACCAAGACGACATTCCTGTTTTTGACAGCAGATTGTTAACATTTGGTTCCAACATGCTATTTCAAACGAATCGTTTTTCTGGTTCAGATCGACAAGCGGACATGAATCAAGCAGCACTGGCCATCACTCACAGAAGTTTTGCAGCTTCTGGAGAAGAACGGTGGAATTTAACTTTAGGACAAATCAACTATTTTGATGATCAATTGGTGCAATTGAGTGGTACGCCACAAGATTTAACGAAATCTCCATTCATTGCCGAATATAATTTGTACCTGCATAATAATTGGAGTGCAGGCGTCAGTTTGCATTATGACCAAGACAGTAAAGACTTCGAAAGGGGTTTATTTAAATTACAACGAAAATCATCGCGTGGAGATGTGTTTAATTTTGCTTATCGATACAGGCAAAATAAAATAGAACAAATTGACACCTCTGCGGTGATTCCAATTAAAGACTCGCACCGGTTATTGACCCGAGTAAATTATTCATTAAAAAGCCATAAAACCATTGAAGCCTTGTTTGGCTATGAGTATAAAGGTTGCTGCTGGGCTTTGCGTTTGATGGGCAGGCACCATTTGGTAGATGAAACGGGTTTAAGTAACAATGGTTTTTATGTGGAATTTCAACTCAATGGCTTAGGCGCTTTGGGGAGAAATCCCAGGCGTTTATTGAAACAATCAATTTTAGGATATGAAGAGGCATTTTAA
- a CDS encoding FecCD family ABC transporter permease: MKSSLLAGCLIGGVVLSFVILWSLLYGPVSTPLDALSNSEHPLHDIIWQVRWPRVLNAILVGGCLSLAGLLIQNMVKNPLADPYLLGVSGGAATVQLFFILTATSLSSNLQVLAGFAGGFGAAMLLLKLSYYGQIRTSKLTLNGVVLAFGFAAIISMMLALAPPDQMKSMMFWLMGDLSFVRTQWWHLVVLLIATLLLFSKSQSLDILARGELFALKSGVNAVQLNLLVFTVTALLTSIAVAQAGTIGFVGLVVPHLMRLLVGNRHSMLIPLSVMAGGIFLLAADTLSRIVMSPIQLPVGIFTALIGVPVFLWLNSKTP, from the coding sequence ATGAAAAGCAGCTTGTTGGCTGGGTGTCTCATTGGAGGGGTTGTTCTTTCTTTTGTCATACTTTGGTCTTTGTTATATGGACCTGTCTCGACACCCCTGGATGCATTGTCGAATAGCGAACACCCATTACATGACATCATTTGGCAAGTACGTTGGCCGCGGGTACTTAATGCCATATTGGTCGGTGGTTGTTTGTCTTTGGCTGGTTTGTTGATTCAAAACATGGTGAAAAATCCATTGGCAGACCCCTACTTATTAGGCGTATCTGGTGGTGCTGCCACGGTCCAATTGTTTTTTATACTCACAGCAACTTCTTTATCCTCAAACCTTCAAGTACTAGCCGGCTTTGCAGGCGGGTTTGGTGCTGCGATGTTGTTATTAAAATTGAGCTATTATGGTCAAATTCGAACCAGTAAATTGACTTTGAATGGAGTGGTTTTGGCTTTTGGGTTTGCAGCCATTATCAGTATGATGCTGGCTTTAGCACCACCTGATCAGATGAAATCCATGATGTTTTGGTTAATGGGAGATTTGTCATTTGTGCGCACGCAGTGGTGGCATTTAGTTGTCCTTTTGATTGCGACTTTGTTGCTATTCAGCAAAAGTCAATCACTCGATATATTGGCACGAGGTGAATTGTTTGCACTCAAATCGGGTGTCAATGCAGTGCAACTTAACTTGTTGGTATTTACGGTCACTGCTTTATTGACTTCTATTGCGGTGGCACAAGCGGGAACCATAGGCTTTGTTGGATTGGTGGTGCCGCACTTGATGCGACTATTGGTAGGAAACAGGCACTCTATGTTGATTCCTTTGAGCGTCATGGCCGGTGGCATATTTTTATTGGCGGCAGATACTTTGTCGCGTATTGTTATGTCTCCAATCCAATTACCTGTAGGAATCTTTACCGCTTTGATTGGCGTGCCAGTATTTCTTTGGCTTAACAGCAAAACACCATGA
- a CDS encoding peptidylprolyl isomerase has protein sequence MFKKIILAVCMMQLVNSVQAEEQLLDEIVAVVDDTIIVRSELNRAMNSITKQIEAQGNQLPPKDVLESQVLERLIVQEVQIARAEQVGIQISEEEIDAALSNIAQQNGVSLEQMIAAVENDGFDFSDFRRDMKRDLQTERVRYAYANSKVKVSDHEIKLFLADNALDQGEVSLQHILIAVPQGGSVSDAEASKKKSDEVYEKLIAGENFAVLATQVSDGQRALEGGRLGWRPINQLPPLFTDQIKSMEVGDISRPIRSPNGYHIIKLDEKRSNTVKKVELHNALHFMVETNQVVTQREGMNIINNVHEKLMAGEDFAELAESESDDHNSAPLGGDLGWFELNQYGQRMGDVIKSLNEGDISKPFQTENGWHIVKYMGKKESDITEAFKKQQAENAIKERKMQEAIEYWIREIRGEAFVDIRL, from the coding sequence ATGTTTAAGAAAATTATTTTAGCTGTATGCATGATGCAATTAGTTAACTCAGTACAGGCAGAAGAGCAGCTGTTAGATGAAATCGTTGCTGTTGTTGATGACACCATTATAGTGAGGTCTGAACTGAATCGTGCGATGAACTCAATCACCAAACAGATTGAAGCACAAGGCAATCAACTGCCTCCTAAAGACGTGTTAGAAAGTCAGGTTTTAGAGCGTTTGATTGTACAAGAGGTTCAAATTGCTCGTGCAGAACAAGTGGGCATCCAAATATCTGAAGAAGAAATTGATGCAGCTTTGAGCAACATCGCTCAGCAAAATGGTGTTTCTTTAGAGCAAATGATTGCAGCAGTTGAAAATGATGGTTTTGATTTTTCAGATTTCAGGCGCGACATGAAAAGAGACTTACAGACCGAACGAGTGCGTTATGCCTATGCCAATTCAAAAGTTAAGGTCAGCGACCATGAGATCAAATTGTTTTTGGCTGATAACGCTTTAGATCAGGGTGAAGTGTCTTTGCAACACATTTTGATTGCTGTTCCTCAAGGTGGTAGCGTGTCTGATGCAGAAGCCTCAAAGAAAAAGTCAGATGAGGTGTATGAAAAATTGATTGCAGGAGAAAATTTTGCGGTTTTGGCCACTCAAGTTTCAGATGGACAAAGGGCATTAGAAGGTGGTCGTCTAGGATGGAGGCCAATCAATCAACTACCACCACTGTTTACTGATCAAATTAAGTCTATGGAAGTGGGAGACATTTCACGCCCTATTCGCTCTCCTAATGGTTATCACATCATAAAACTGGATGAAAAGCGTAGCAATACGGTTAAGAAAGTTGAATTACATAATGCATTACATTTCATGGTTGAAACCAATCAAGTGGTGACACAAAGAGAGGGGATGAATATCATCAACAACGTTCATGAAAAGCTAATGGCAGGAGAAGATTTTGCTGAACTGGCTGAATCAGAATCTGATGATCATAATTCTGCACCATTGGGTGGAGACCTGGGATGGTTTGAGTTAAATCAATACGGTCAACGCATGGGCGATGTGATCAAATCTTTAAATGAAGGAGATATTTCAAAGCCTTTCCAAACAGAAAATGGGTGGCATATTGTTAAGTATATGGGTAAAAAAGAATCTGACATCACCGAAGCATTCAAAAAGCAACAAGCTGAAAATGCCATTAAAGAACGTAAAATGCAAGAAGCGATTGAATATTGGATTCGTGAAATCCGTGGCGAAGCATTTGTCGATATCAGGTTGTAA
- a CDS encoding 4'-phosphopantetheinyl transferase family protein, producing the protein MNKELKVWLNVNPHRDRQKAKQYSADILQNLLSEFHPNGGVFDVQRGKNGKPYVEQGPHFSYAHCGQFHAYVIDDEQIGIDVERINSKRNTQGIAQRHYHRTEWQQLKSMNKQDQTELFFKWWAQKEAWCKFEGGVLWYFLPQAISSSGLHFFDVPLIKGMACSVATKEPVTKVTLNVLK; encoded by the coding sequence ATGAACAAAGAGTTGAAAGTTTGGCTGAATGTCAATCCGCACCGCGACAGGCAAAAAGCCAAGCAGTACAGTGCCGACATTTTACAGAATTTATTGAGTGAATTTCACCCTAATGGGGGTGTTTTTGATGTTCAACGAGGAAAAAATGGTAAACCCTACGTTGAACAAGGCCCACACTTTTCTTATGCACATTGTGGCCAATTTCATGCTTATGTGATTGATGATGAGCAGATTGGTATTGATGTAGAGCGAATCAACAGCAAAAGAAATACCCAAGGCATAGCCCAAAGACATTATCATAGAACAGAATGGCAACAGTTGAAATCTATGAACAAGCAGGACCAAACTGAACTGTTTTTTAAATGGTGGGCACAAAAGGAAGCTTGGTGCAAATTTGAAGGTGGTGTGCTGTGGTATTTTTTGCCACAAGCCATTTCAAGCAGCGGCTTACATTTTTTTGATGTGCCTTTGATAAAAGGCATGGCATGTTCTGTGGCAACAAAAGAACCCGTGACAAAAGTCACATTGAATGTATTGAAATGA
- a CDS encoding class I SAM-dependent methyltransferase: protein MTSSAQQISNTLQHKITQEINNKGSISFARFMEMALYHPGLGYYSAGLKKFGKEGDFITSPELGSLFAQSHAQLFQPVLEKHDDAVIFELGAGMGSFCHDLLLALDKLDQLPQAYWILEVSADLKHQQQQKIAQLPNHLADKVMWLDGLPEQPFNGVIFGNEVLDALPVEVFRYQNNEYHRLMLKNDNDLLSESWQPFSSELAQQLNDKKLNLPNGYRSEFIPNLNQWLTSVTTQLQSGLIWWVDYGYGAPAYYHPQRNEGTLVCHQRHEANFNPYQSVGLQDITAFVDFTHVAECLSNLDCEVKGFGTQADVLMAAGIDKLLQPEGDFVDYYQLASEMKQLMLPTEMGEKFKVLAATKNHKGDISGFENNRLYDL from the coding sequence ATGACTTCCAGTGCTCAACAAATCAGTAACACATTGCAACATAAAATAACCCAAGAAATCAATAACAAGGGCAGCATCAGTTTTGCACGATTCATGGAAATGGCTTTGTACCATCCTGGATTAGGCTACTACAGTGCTGGCCTGAAAAAATTCGGTAAAGAAGGTGATTTTATCACTTCTCCAGAGTTGGGGTCTTTATTTGCGCAATCTCACGCCCAATTATTTCAACCCGTACTCGAAAAACATGATGATGCCGTTATATTTGAATTGGGTGCTGGCATGGGCAGTTTTTGCCATGATTTATTACTGGCTTTAGATAAACTTGACCAATTACCCCAAGCTTATTGGATTCTTGAAGTCAGTGCTGACCTGAAGCACCAACAACAACAAAAAATTGCTCAATTGCCAAACCACTTAGCAGACAAAGTGATGTGGCTAGATGGCTTGCCTGAACAACCGTTTAATGGTGTAATTTTTGGAAATGAAGTGCTAGATGCCTTACCAGTGGAAGTCTTCAGATATCAAAACAATGAATACCATCGTTTGATGTTAAAAAATGACAATGACCTGTTATCAGAATCTTGGCAACCATTCTCCTCTGAGCTGGCCCAGCAACTCAACGATAAAAAATTAAACTTACCCAACGGGTATCGCTCAGAATTTATTCCGAATTTAAATCAATGGCTGACAAGCGTCACCACTCAATTACAATCAGGTCTGATTTGGTGGGTGGACTATGGGTACGGCGCACCTGCCTATTATCACCCCCAAAGAAATGAAGGCACTTTGGTTTGTCACCAAAGGCATGAAGCCAATTTCAACCCCTACCAATCTGTAGGTTTACAAGACATCACTGCTTTTGTTGACTTCACTCACGTTGCCGAATGTTTGTCTAATTTGGATTGTGAGGTCAAAGGGTTCGGTACACAGGCAGATGTGTTGATGGCCGCAGGCATCGATAAACTGTTACAACCTGAAGGAGATTTTGTCGATTATTATCAATTGGCCTCTGAAATGAAACAATTGATGCTGCCCACAGAAATGGGAGAAAAATTCAAAGTTTTGGCTGCCACAAAAAACCATAAAGGGGATATCAGCGGCTTTGAAAACAACCGCCTTTATGACCTATGA
- a CDS encoding YegP family protein, giving the protein MAGKFVVSHGKDGKDYFVLKAGNGEVILQSQGYSSANGCENGIESVKSNADDESKFECREAKDGRVYFVLKAANGQEIGRSQMYKSESGCKNGMASVAKNAADATVVDERS; this is encoded by the coding sequence ATGGCAGGAAAATTTGTTGTTTCACATGGAAAAGATGGAAAAGATTATTTTGTATTGAAAGCAGGTAATGGAGAAGTCATTCTACAATCTCAAGGCTATAGCTCTGCTAATGGCTGCGAGAATGGTATTGAGTCTGTAAAAAGCAATGCTGACGATGAAAGTAAGTTTGAATGTAGAGAAGCCAAAGATGGCCGTGTTTACTTTGTACTGAAGGCAGCAAACGGTCAAGAAATTGGCCGTTCTCAAATGTATAAATCTGAAAGTGGCTGTAAAAATGGTATGGCATCAGTTGCTAAAAATGCTGCTGACGCAACCGTGGTTGATGAAAGAAGCTGA
- the bioD gene encoding dethiobiotin synthase: MKPISSNNFAGLPSCFLTATDTDAGKTHIAGEVLKAWKNAGYSVGAFKPIASGAIKIDDKWVSEDAQRLAEVTGQALSEINPYTFEKPASPHIADLKAEFDLAKCLDLYAQMYQKYDRVLVEGVGGWCVPLSEKLMLKDLALALGLPVVMVARIGLGCINHSLLTINQIQYDSKLLYGWIANCIDNDFEDQKSNIEGIATRIKLHPS; this comes from the coding sequence ATGAAACCAATAAGCTCAAATAACTTTGCTGGTTTACCCAGCTGTTTTTTAACTGCAACCGATACCGATGCAGGCAAAACCCATATCGCAGGTGAAGTATTAAAAGCCTGGAAAAATGCAGGTTATAGTGTAGGCGCTTTTAAGCCTATTGCTTCAGGTGCAATAAAAATTGATGACAAGTGGGTCAGTGAAGATGCCCAACGATTGGCCGAAGTAACGGGACAAGCATTAAGTGAAATTAATCCGTATACTTTTGAAAAGCCCGCTTCTCCGCACATAGCTGATCTAAAAGCTGAGTTTGACTTAGCAAAATGTTTGGACTTGTACGCTCAAATGTATCAAAAATATGATCGGGTGCTGGTTGAAGGCGTCGGTGGCTGGTGTGTGCCTTTGTCGGAAAAATTGATGCTAAAAGATTTGGCTTTGGCTTTGGGTTTACCTGTGGTGATGGTGGCGAGAATTGGCTTGGGTTGTATCAACCACAGTTTACTCACCATCAATCAAATTCAATATGATTCAAAATTGTTGTATGGCTGGATAGCCAATTGTATTGACAATGATTTTGAAGATCAAAAAAGCAACATTGAGGGCATTGCTACACGCATAAAACTTCACCCCTCATAG
- the rsmA gene encoding 16S rRNA (adenine(1518)-N(6)/adenine(1519)-N(6))-dimethyltransferase RsmA, producing MKAKKHLGQNFLKDDGVINNIVKIIRPKQKERIIEIGPGHGAITQYIQASEADLQLIELDNDLIPVLEQKFGPAHNVQIHHMDALQLQLTDGPYKVVGNLPYNISTPLLINMLYQAKNISTMVFMLQKEVVQRICAPPGEKNFGRLSVMLQHQFDCTAHLVIKPEAFDPPPKIDSQIVQLTTKSEVNTVSLPALELLVKQSFQQRRKTIRNNLKKIVEVAQLEAVGIDPKQRPETVTVKQYEELTKLLEATKA from the coding sequence ATGAAAGCCAAAAAGCATTTAGGCCAAAATTTTTTAAAAGACGATGGTGTGATTAATAACATTGTTAAAATCATCAGACCCAAGCAAAAAGAACGCATCATTGAAATTGGCCCTGGTCACGGTGCCATCACACAATACATTCAGGCCAGTGAAGCAGATTTACAACTGATAGAGTTGGATAATGACTTGATTCCAGTATTAGAACAAAAATTTGGGCCAGCTCATAATGTCCAGATTCATCACATGGATGCTTTGCAGTTGCAGTTGACTGATGGCCCTTACAAAGTGGTTGGAAACTTACCTTACAACATTTCAACACCCTTGCTGATTAACATGTTGTATCAGGCTAAAAACATTTCCACCATGGTTTTTATGTTGCAAAAAGAAGTGGTGCAGCGCATATGTGCCCCTCCGGGTGAAAAGAACTTTGGGCGCTTGTCTGTGATGCTCCAGCATCAATTTGATTGCACTGCGCACTTGGTAATCAAGCCAGAGGCCTTTGATCCGCCGCCAAAAATAGATTCACAAATAGTGCAATTGACTACCAAAAGTGAAGTCAATACCGTGTCCTTACCAGCGCTTGAGTTGTTGGTGAAGCAATCGTTTCAACAGCGTCGCAAAACGATTCGAAATAACTTAAAGAAAATTGTTGAAGTGGCACAATTAGAAGCGGTTGGTATCGATCCCAAACAGCGACCGGAAACCGTCACAGTAAAGCAATACGAAGAACTCACCAAGTTGCTTGAAGCGACCAAAGCATGA